A genome region from Trichosurus vulpecula isolate mTriVul1 chromosome 5, mTriVul1.pri, whole genome shotgun sequence includes the following:
- the LOC118850632 gene encoding huntingtin-interacting protein K-like, whose product MVTKGDVELELETKPSGPERPPEKPRKHDSGVADLEQVTDYAEEKEIQSTNLETAMSVIGHQQSREEKAKQERDKQLAKVTVKKEDLELIMTGMEILRAAAEWSLGNTRAM is encoded by the coding sequence ATGGTGACCAAGGGTGATGTAGAACTGGAACTAGAGACCAAACCTAGTGGCCCCGAGCGGCCACCGGAGAAGCCGCGGAAACATGACAGTGGCGTGGCCGACCTGGAACAAGTGACTGACTAtgcagaagagaaagagatcCAGAGCACCAACCTGGAGACTGCGATGTCTGTTATTGGACACCAGCAGTCCCGGGAGGAGAAGGCCAAGCAGGAGCGGGACAAACAACTGGCAAAAGTTACAGTCAAGAAGGAAGATCTGGAACTCATAATGACAGGGATGGAAATCTTGAGGGCAGCAGCAGAATGGAGTTTGGGGAACACCCGGGCAATGTAG